The Astatotilapia calliptera chromosome 2, fAstCal1.2, whole genome shotgun sequence genome includes a window with the following:
- the selenot2 gene encoding selenoprotein T2, with protein MAEYSQTGLLVALFLFTALTLRDIYVGRSSSQSGHQPPDNPAVFPDTEPGKPAKAAIYSGPVLRFQYCISUGYSKVFQDYSQAISEVYPDIRIQGENYPPTGFSRCAAQLISYLKLLSILVIVSGQNPFSLLHLQTPPAWTWSQNNKIFSCLMAFFLCNMMETHFLSTGAFEVTLNDVPLWSKLQSGYVPNIQEMFQILDNHIKMNQVDHMTFTST; from the exons ATGGCGGAGTACAGCCAGACTGGCCTTCTGGTGGCCCTGTTCCTCTTCACGGCGCTCACCCTCCGGGACATTTATGTCGGAAGGTCGAGCTCGCAGAGTGGGCACCAACCACCCGACAACCCTGCCGTCTTCCCGGACACGGAACCGGGAAAGCCCGCTAAGGCGGCGATCTACAGCGGCCCCGTACTGCGGTTCCAGTACTG TATCTCCTGAGGTTACAGTAAAGTCTTCCAGGATTACTCTCAGGCCATCAGTGAGGTGTACCCGGACATCCGCATCCAAGGCGAGAACTACCCTCCCACTGGCTTCAGCAG GTGTGCGGCTCAGCTGATCTCGTATCTGAAGCTGCTCTCCATTTTGGTTATCGTCAGTGGTCAGAACCCCTTCTCGCTTCTCCACCTCCAGACGCCACCTGCCTGGACCTGGAGTCAGAACAACAAG ATCTTCTCCTGCCTCATGGCCTTCTTCCTCTGTAACATGATGGAGACTCACTTCCTGTCCACTGGAGCCTTTGAGGTCACACTAAATG ATGTGCCCCTGTGGTCGAAGCTTCAGTCTGGTTACGTCCCGAACATCCAGGAAATGTTTCAGATCCTCGACAACCACATAAAGATGAACCAGGTGGATCACATGACCTTCACCTCCACTTAG